A stretch of Pomacea canaliculata isolate SZHN2017 linkage group LG6, ASM307304v1, whole genome shotgun sequence DNA encodes these proteins:
- the LOC112565949 gene encoding uncharacterized protein LOC112565949: MNLCLFVLALIDIVYLLYCMIFTVAYWMRIFDPALGEEFYQKTLFYAGGVCSGLRETSTSVSVLIAVERCVCVVFPLRANSFMTTRTMGILLAAIVVGMQLAFIMTPLKRYVFPVYDNTTGMTMWKVARSATWQDNEALLLYDTVDDTIMLITFPFVMFILVSGATAITVVKLRAAMSWRLKKSSVRSEARVSQVALTRMLVLASYIFVASKVPVITVSMARLIYSEFSTFGKQYNAFKLFDLIVNFLPYAHCAVSFFVYYSMSSRFRSELRVLCGCSCRRTYLKDL, encoded by the coding sequence atgaacctctgtctctttgtcctgGCGCTGATAGACATTGTTTACCTTCTGTACTGCATGATATTCACTGTGGCCTACTGGATGAGGATATTTGACCCTGCGCTAGGAGAGGAATTCTAtcagaaaacattattttatgcgGGTGGCGTGTGTTCCGGTCTGAGAGAGACGTCCACGAGTGTCAGTGTACTGATTGCTGTCgagcgctgtgtgtgtgtggtcttccCACTGAGGGCCAACTCATTCATGACCACCAGAACCATGGGCATCCTGCTGGCTGCCATTGTGGTGGGCATGCAGCTGGCTTTCATCATGACACCGTTGAAGAGATACGTGTTCCCGGTGTACGACAACACCACGGGGATGACGATGTGGAAGGTGGCTCGCTCGGCCACCTGGCAGGACAACGAGGCTCTGCTCCTGTACGACACGGTGGATGACACCATCATGCTCATCACATTTCCCTTTGTCATGTTCATTCTCGTGTCCGGTGCCACGGCCATCACGGTGGTCAAGCTGAGAGCTGCTATGTCCTGGCGGCTGAAGAAAAGCTCTGTAAGAAGTGAGGCCCGAGTCtcgcaggtggcgctgaccagGATGCTCGTGCTTGCCTCGTACATCTTCGTTGCCAGCAAAGTCCCGGTAATCACTGTCAGCATGGCCAGGTTGATTTATTCAGAGTTCTCTACCTTTGGCAAACAATATAATGCTTTCAAGCTGTTTGATTTAATCGTTAATTTTCTCCCCTACGCCCACTGTGCTGTCAGTTTTTTCGTCTACTATTCAATGTCTTCGCGGTTTAGGTCAGAGCTGCGGGTCCTCTGTGGCTGTTCATGTCGCAGGACATACTTAAAGGATCTATGA
- the LOC112565950 gene encoding uncharacterized protein LOC112565950, translating into MSINSTATPGEAVIEVLPWNNPSNILSIQDYQGTVYYYNVVMKPVVVVAGVATNIVNCLVFRRQGLKDRMNLCLFVLALIDIVYLLYCMIFTVTYWMKILDPVLGEEFYQITFCYAGGVCSGLRETSTSVSVLIAVERCVCVVFPLRANSFMTTRTMGILLAAIVVGMQLAFIMTPLKRFVFPVYDNTTGMTMWKVARSATWQDNEALLLYDTVDDTILLVAFPFIVFILVSGATAITVVKMLDVLWTVKAD; encoded by the coding sequence ATGTCTATAAATAGTACAGCTACACCTGGTGAAGCTGTCATTGAGGTTCTACCATGGAACAATCCTAGTAACATACTGAGCATTCAAGACTATCAAGGCACGGTGTATTATTATAATGTGGTCATGAAACCCGTTGTGGTGGTTGCTGGTGTAGCCACCAACATCgtcaactgtctggtgttcaGACGACAAGGACTCAAggaccgcatgaacctctgtctctttgtcctgGCGCTGATAGACATTGTCTACCTTCTGTACTGCATGATATTCACTGTCACCTACTGGATGAAGATACTGGACCCGGTGCTGGGCGAGGAGTTCTATCAGATAACATTTTGTTATGCTGGGGGCGTGTGTTCCGGTCTGAGAGAGACGTCCACGAGTGTCAGTGTACTGATTGCTGTCgagcgctgtgtgtgtgtggtcttccCACTGAGGGCCAACTCCTTCATGACCACCAGAACCATGGGCATCCTGCTGGCTGCTATTGTGGTGGGCATGCAGCTGGCTTTCATCATGACACCGTTGAAGAGATTCGTGTTCCCGGTGTACGACAACACCACGGGGATGACGATGTGGAAGGTGGCTCGCTCGGCCACATGGCAGGACAACGAGGCTCTGCTGCTGTACGACACGGTGGATGACACCATCTTGCTGGTTGCATTTCCATTCATCGTCTTCATTCTCGTGTCAGGTGCCACGGCCATCACGGTGGTCAAG